ATAACCTACATAATGCCAATGACAACAACACTCAATCCCTAGCTCAAATCAATAGAGAGATCAAAGAACAAGTCACCACAATCTTCAACATCCTTGTCAGTTGTTTGTCTGTTGTCGTGGCAATTTGGTATTGGACGTCAAATATTCAACTCGAAATTAGAGTCTTGTTATGTTTGTTTTTCGGTATATTAGTATTGATAGCTGATATCGTGGTATATAATAgttatttaagaaaaattgatgaagctaaatttaaagaaaaaaataaaattgaaaaaaaaaaattattcaaaaattgtGAATTGCTCCTCTCCTTCTCTCCCCCCCCCTCTCCTTGCACATGGCAATACGGTTTCACTCAGAACTCCCCGTAATAGAAATACTCTTTGGTGGGGGAGGCAAGTCATTGAGATTGATTCCCTTTTTCTTGGTGAACGAAATGGTAGTATCATTATTCATCGCATGCGAATAAAATCTGGAAATCGAGGTGAAAAATGACCAATTCAAtaagattaaaaataattggaaaaaattgaaatcaggccataaatatttagaaaaataaatagaacTATTATTATGTGTTTGCCACAACATATAATCACTTAATCGACGATGTCCACTCGTACGAATCAAAATGTCACATTCATTAGAAAAATCCTTTAAATACATCGATTTGGTGAAACTTTCCACATTGATCGTGGAACTATCAGTGGTTGTTTGTACCGTTTTATTAATggtattatatatatcatcTCTCGATGTATATGGCATACAAACATATACTGTGAATTGAGTGGATTTATCCTCTTTAGAATTATCacatttttcatttaaattttgaattttcacTTGTAATTCTTCcgataataatttaacatTCCCCacaatctttaaattagCTCCATACAATTGGTCGCTAATATCATTGGATCTCTTTAAAAACTCGTCAATcttattattgaataatttaattaaaagatcAATTTCATTCTTTGGTCGATTAAAATTCTCAATAGAAAATGCATATGTAGATACACAATTAATCCCAACTTTTTTAcagaaatataataatgatagaAGTCGAATCCCACCAGCCTCATGACCTTTCTTTAAGGGTAAATTATTGGATTTAGCATACCTTCTATTACCATCCATAATAAATGATACATGCTCTGGAATAGGTcctaatttcaaaatattaattaaaacagTTTGAAATCTAGAATGGATCGTCAAAAAAATCGACGATTTTTTAACAGGCCCTATTATGACttgattatatttaaataataataaatgaatgttggtatcaatattttgttgTATTGCAATTATtgtatcaataatattctttattaattgtcttaaaaataaaatcatttttatttacctTGATGCattaaattagataaaaatattgtctTTTTAACTTCTAAATCAATTCGAAATCAATTCCTTTATATACATTTGCAAATCCTCAAGTAAATCTCTTGACCTTACTAAAAGAGAATCTTCAAAACTCCGAATATCCGTCGTCAGCATATTCAGGTAGCGCCTTTTACATACGCTCGAggatttcttttttcagggttttgtttaaaaaaaaaattatgctattagaatatatatatatatatatgtatttaagttgaatatattttttaggtttaatttttttaatttgtctTTCccaatatataaatataataatattggaTTGTCTatctataaatatttttatttttatttttttctttttgatttgtctttttgatttgtcttttttttgcttttattatatttttttatgtttttttatttttggaaaattatGCAATGTCAGTTGAGTTGACTTTGATATTTGATGGTGTAATAATTGCTAAAGGTTCTGCAGCTTCAAATTTAGAAGATTtatgaattttattttcaaaagttCCAATATAACGTTTTGTTTGTTCCAAAAATACCAAACATAGAACTGTATGAGGTGCAATCCTTAATAATTGAGCTTCAATACCTTTAAATAATGCCATAGGTCCCTCATgtgtaataatatttgccATACATGCGATCATCCCACCTTTACTACTACCAGGATGAGCTACCATATGAG
The window above is part of the Henningerozyma blattae CBS 6284 chromosome 2, complete genome genome. Proteins encoded here:
- the VPH2 gene encoding Vph2p (similar to Saccharomyces cerevisiae VPH2 (YKL119C); ancestral locus Anc_2.453), whose translation is MFQLSLNKNLESDLIQLIKDEKNFTPTSSLSIDKIKSIINTKKISPNDLLLIYKNYLTRRNDKHNCIKDYLTNTHFVSQSPKKIPGANYTPEFKNQLNLLKLQLEENEYQNMVRKNNLHNANDNNTQSLAQINREIKEQVTTIFNILVSCLSVVVAIWYWTSNIQLEIRVLLCLFFGILVLIADIVVYNSYLRKIDEAKFKEKNKIEKKKLFKNCELLLSFSPPPSPCTWQYGFTQNSP
- the SRT1 gene encoding ditrans,polycis-polyprenyl diphosphate synthase (similar to Saccharomyces cerevisiae SRT1 (YMR101C); ancestral locus Anc_2.452), which encodes MILFLRQLIKNIIDTIIAIQQNIDTNIHLLLFKYNQVIIGPVKKSSIFLTIHSRFQTVLINILKLGPIPEHVSFIMDGNRRYAKSNNLPLKKGHEAGGIRLLSLLYFCKKVGINCVSTYAFSIENFNRPKNEIDLLIKLFNNKIDEFLKRSNDISDQLYGANLKIVGNVKLLSEELQVKIQNLNEKCDNSKEDKSTQFTVYVCMPYTSRDDIYNTINKTVQTTTDSSTINVESFTKSMYLKDFSNECDILIRTSGHRRLSDYMLWQTHNNSSIYFSKYLWPDFNFFQLFLILLNWSFFTSISRFYSHAMNNDTTISFTKKKGINLNDLPPPPKSISITGSSE